The following nucleotide sequence is from Candidatus Methylomirabilota bacterium.
GAGATGAGAGGACATGATCCAGCTTACGATCACGCAGGCCCGTCAGGCGCTCCTCGATCTGCCCGAGCGAATGGCGAAGGCCTCCGACAAGACGGTGAGCATCACGCGGCATGGCCGCCCGGTGTTGGCACTGCTGCCGTGGGAGCTCTACGAGAGCATCATCGAGACGCTCGAAGTACTGGGCGATCCCGAGGCGACGGCTGCCCTCCGATCGAGCCTGGAGGACATCCGCAAACTCCGCCTCGTCAACCATGAGACCGCCGTGAAGCGACTCGGCGGAGGTCCTCCGCACTTGGCCCGACGCATTCTGCGGCAGCGCCTGTTGGGCCGCTAG
It contains:
- a CDS encoding type II toxin-antitoxin system Phd/YefM family antitoxin — encoded protein: MIQLTITQARQALLDLPERMAKASDKTVSITRHGRPVLALLPWELYESIIETLEVLGDPEATAALRSSLEDIRKLRLVNHETAVKRLGGGPPHLARRILRQRLLGR